The following coding sequences are from one Paenarthrobacter ureafaciens window:
- a CDS encoding FMN-binding negative transcriptional regulator, which produces MYTPAHFAASEEAIEALLRNSGAANLVTMTPDGLLATLLPFIYDPSVGDHGALQTHMARNNPQWSTPVTGEALMILQGPDAYISPSWYASKAEHGRVVPTWNYSTAHVYGRLVIHDDGEWLGKHVRQLSDHHESAMARPWSVDEAPQRFIAGQLKAIVGVELVMTRVEVKAKLSQNRTPADVEGVIAGLRSVGDAASAADVERARNS; this is translated from the coding sequence ATGTACACCCCCGCCCACTTCGCCGCTTCCGAAGAGGCCATTGAGGCGCTGCTCCGCAACTCCGGGGCCGCGAACCTCGTGACCATGACACCGGACGGCCTGCTCGCCACGCTCCTGCCTTTCATCTACGACCCCTCCGTTGGGGACCACGGCGCCCTGCAAACCCACATGGCGCGCAACAATCCCCAATGGTCAACGCCGGTGACGGGTGAGGCGTTGATGATCCTTCAAGGTCCGGACGCCTACATCTCCCCCTCCTGGTACGCCTCCAAGGCCGAGCATGGACGGGTGGTTCCCACGTGGAACTACTCCACCGCGCACGTCTACGGCCGGCTGGTGATCCATGACGACGGCGAGTGGCTGGGAAAGCACGTCCGGCAGCTTTCGGATCACCACGAGTCGGCGATGGCCCGTCCCTGGTCGGTGGACGAAGCACCGCAGCGCTTTATTGCCGGGCAGCTGAAGGCGATAGTCGGCGTCGAGCTTGTGATGACGCGCGTGGAGGTGAAAGCGAAACTCAGCCAAAACCGGACGCCGGCTGATGTGGAAGGCGTCATCGCCGGACTCCGGTCGGTAGGCGACGCTGCCAGCGCAGCCGACGTTGAGCGGGCACGGAACTCATAG
- a CDS encoding DMT family transporter — translation MNHNSSATLIQSPALPTPTASGIWWGLVGVFAFSFTVPFTRVAVDGMSPLFIGAGRAVIAAALAAAALAITKQRFPQGMQWLRLAVVAGGIVAGFPLLTTFALTSTSASHGAVVIALLPAATATVAVMRGRERPRPLFWVLTGVGVVAAVVFALAQSGGFESLHWADLLLLGAVVAAAIGYAEGGLLARELGSWQTISWALVVASPVMILLTAMSLASGFPSTTPAGWAAFAYLGVVSMFLGFFAWYRGLAIGPMAQVSQIQLVQPVMTIAWAALLLGESLTLTTVIGGLMVILCAGAAVRVRLAPPSRP, via the coding sequence ATGAACCATAATAGTAGCGCTACTCTCATTCAGTCGCCAGCGTTACCCACGCCAACCGCATCCGGAATTTGGTGGGGGCTTGTGGGCGTGTTCGCCTTCTCCTTCACGGTTCCCTTCACACGGGTGGCCGTGGATGGGATGTCGCCCCTGTTCATTGGAGCCGGCCGGGCAGTCATAGCCGCCGCCCTTGCTGCCGCTGCCTTGGCAATCACCAAGCAACGCTTTCCCCAAGGCATGCAGTGGTTGCGCCTGGCAGTAGTAGCCGGCGGAATCGTGGCCGGGTTCCCGCTACTCACCACCTTTGCCCTGACCAGCACTTCCGCGAGCCACGGCGCGGTGGTCATTGCCCTTCTCCCGGCAGCAACAGCGACCGTGGCCGTCATGCGGGGACGCGAACGTCCGAGGCCCCTGTTCTGGGTGCTCACGGGGGTGGGCGTGGTGGCCGCAGTGGTTTTCGCCCTGGCGCAGTCGGGCGGCTTTGAGTCACTTCACTGGGCTGACCTTCTCCTGCTCGGAGCCGTTGTAGCCGCCGCTATCGGCTACGCGGAAGGCGGCCTGTTGGCCCGCGAACTGGGTTCGTGGCAGACCATCTCCTGGGCCCTGGTGGTGGCGTCCCCGGTCATGATCCTGTTGACAGCCATGTCGCTGGCGTCTGGCTTCCCTTCCACGACGCCGGCCGGATGGGCGGCCTTTGCCTATTTAGGCGTGGTCAGCATGTTCCTCGGCTTCTTCGCCTGGTACCGCGGGCTTGCCATCGGGCCCATGGCCCAAGTCAGCCAGATCCAGTTGGTACAGCCCGTCATGACCATCGCGTGGGCAGCTCTCCTGCTCGGCGAGTCCCTCACCCTGACCACCGTCATCGGCGGTCTCATGGTGATCCTCTGCGCAGGTGCCGCCGTGCGCGTGAGGCTCGCGCCGCCGTCGCGCCCCTAA
- a CDS encoding PLP-dependent aminotransferase family protein, whose amino-acid sequence MNNDSSSRIVSRLKEWIAAAAPGARMPSTRQLVAEYQASPVTVQKALRTLTAQGLIESRPGVGTFVRAYRTARPVDYAWQTAALGALQAPRLTNTAAMRSASNDVIAFHSGYPARELLPERLVRSALTRAARGEAALSRPPVAGLPELQSWFAQELSTSTPVGVTPPQPGDVVVLPGSQSGLSSIFRGLVGHGQPLLVESPSYWGALLAAAQAGVRVVPVPSGPDGPDPAQLSRAFEETGARMFYAQPNFANPTGAQWSVRRGEEVLDVVRAHGAFLVEDDWAHDFGITAPSVPVAAKDDSGHVLYIRSLTKSVSPSIRVAAVVARGPARERILTAQAAESMYVSGLLQAAALDVVTQPGWQTHLRGVSAQLQSRRDLLATSLSEHIPEAHLTHLPKGGLNLWLRLPDGADADRLTKDCEAAGVLIAAGSEWFPAEPEGPYVRLNYAGPNPGAFPEGVRIIGGALKRQR is encoded by the coding sequence ATGAACAACGATAGCAGTTCACGGATAGTCTCGCGACTGAAAGAGTGGATTGCCGCAGCCGCCCCCGGGGCCCGAATGCCTTCTACCCGCCAACTCGTGGCGGAGTACCAAGCGAGCCCTGTGACAGTACAAAAGGCACTGAGGACACTCACCGCCCAAGGGCTTATCGAGAGCCGTCCCGGCGTTGGAACGTTCGTCCGAGCCTACCGCACCGCGCGTCCGGTGGATTATGCGTGGCAGACGGCTGCCCTTGGCGCGCTCCAGGCACCCAGGCTAACCAACACCGCTGCGATGCGCAGTGCGTCCAATGATGTGATTGCTTTCCACTCCGGGTACCCGGCGCGTGAGCTCCTCCCAGAGAGGCTGGTTCGTTCGGCACTGACGCGTGCGGCGCGTGGCGAGGCCGCGTTGTCCAGGCCGCCCGTCGCGGGTCTGCCGGAGCTGCAGTCGTGGTTCGCGCAGGAGCTTAGTACCTCAACGCCGGTTGGCGTGACGCCGCCCCAGCCCGGCGACGTCGTCGTGCTTCCCGGAAGCCAAAGCGGCCTGAGCTCGATCTTCCGCGGCCTGGTGGGTCACGGCCAGCCGCTGCTGGTGGAGTCGCCCAGCTATTGGGGCGCGTTGCTTGCGGCCGCGCAGGCGGGTGTCCGCGTGGTCCCGGTACCGAGCGGGCCGGACGGTCCTGACCCCGCACAGCTGTCCCGTGCTTTCGAAGAGACGGGCGCCCGCATGTTCTACGCCCAACCCAACTTCGCGAACCCAACCGGTGCCCAGTGGTCGGTTCGGCGCGGCGAGGAAGTCCTGGACGTGGTGCGGGCCCATGGCGCTTTCCTTGTGGAGGACGACTGGGCCCACGACTTCGGGATCACCGCCCCATCCGTACCGGTAGCCGCGAAGGACGACTCAGGGCACGTTCTCTACATCCGCTCGCTGACCAAAAGCGTGTCCCCGTCCATCCGCGTGGCGGCGGTGGTCGCCCGCGGCCCGGCCCGGGAGCGGATCCTTACCGCGCAGGCCGCTGAGTCGATGTACGTCAGCGGCCTCCTGCAGGCGGCCGCGCTCGACGTCGTCACCCAGCCCGGGTGGCAAACCCACCTCCGGGGAGTCTCGGCCCAGTTGCAGTCGCGGCGGGATCTTCTGGCCACCAGCCTCAGCGAACACATCCCGGAGGCCCACCTGACGCACCTGCCCAAGGGCGGCCTGAACCTCTGGTTGCGGCTTCCGGACGGGGCCGACGCCGATCGCCTCACCAAGGATTGCGAGGCGGCGGGCGTCCTGATCGCCGCAGGTTCCGAGTGGTTCCCTGCCGAACCCGAAGGGCCGTATGTCCGGCTCAACTATGCCGGGCCCAACCCGGGAGCGTTCCCGGAAGGGGTGCGAATTATCGGTGGGGCGCTGAAGCGGCAGAGGTAG
- a CDS encoding FadR/GntR family transcriptional regulator: MTNLHTELVDMLGLRIVRGDYPPGTRIDVDSLEPEFGVSKTAMREALRVIREKGLIDSWPRRGTIVNDRKSWKLLDSDVIKWRRAARRDDDRLLAELSQLRDVIEPAAAKLAARFRKPEDLEALEKAFAEFEASGRDVERLAAADHDFHLSLLRATHNELMMRLDVVIVHALSARNRIQHHPGGHWLDPVPDHRSILDAIKKGDPEAAEAAMRYAIRESDVDLRSGEPEFESPLDFPGLDTDLHTR, encoded by the coding sequence ATGACAAACCTGCACACCGAGCTGGTAGACATGCTCGGGCTACGCATCGTGCGCGGAGACTACCCTCCGGGTACGCGCATCGATGTGGACTCTCTGGAGCCGGAATTCGGAGTCAGCAAAACGGCGATGCGGGAAGCGCTGCGAGTGATCCGGGAAAAGGGCTTGATCGATTCGTGGCCGCGCCGCGGAACAATCGTCAATGACCGGAAGTCATGGAAGCTGCTGGACAGCGACGTGATTAAATGGCGCCGCGCAGCCCGGCGCGATGACGACCGCCTCCTGGCCGAACTCTCCCAGTTGAGGGATGTCATAGAGCCGGCCGCGGCAAAGCTTGCTGCACGGTTCAGGAAACCTGAGGACCTGGAAGCCCTTGAGAAGGCATTTGCCGAATTCGAAGCATCAGGCCGCGATGTTGAACGGCTCGCCGCAGCGGACCATGACTTTCACCTGAGCCTGCTTCGGGCAACCCACAATGAACTGATGATGCGCCTCGACGTTGTGATCGTGCACGCACTGAGCGCCCGGAACCGCATCCAGCATCACCCGGGAGGTCACTGGCTGGACCCGGTACCGGACCACAGGTCCATCCTGGATGCCATCAAAAAGGGTGATCCGGAAGCGGCCGAGGCCGCAATGCGGTACGCGATCCGCGAATCCGACGTTGATTTGAGGAGCGGCGAACCGGAGTTCGAATCGCCCTTGGATTTTCCTGGCCTGGATACAGACCTGCATACCCGATAG
- a CDS encoding ABC transporter substrate-binding protein, which yields MPFRPNRRAKTFSVLATVAVGATVLVGCSPSQENNSGSPQPATITFAASTLGDPGRGPGLQKLIDEYNASQSTVTVQAASVPYPTFGQTVLTQMGGGEGPDLVRFDMPEFSTAAASALLEPLDDKIDASKLNLIAGPDKYLNVDGHRYGVVFENSNYGMFYNKDLIPEAPKTFDEFMQTAKATTKGDVYGLAFRQTQAEEAGVWQDIYNYVLGFGGDWSDGGKLTLDSPKVIEGLEKYKELYDANVIPKGADAATFRKMFANGKVGMELNNGGYVTATKSANPALNFSVARIPFPEKKQGSLLAPIVINANSKHKDAALDFIQWILKPEQQVKLQEVLGASSVATPTERSAESLEKYPFLPELDKLTESGVPQIVNGFGPQTADIRRIVVTEVLSSLQGQQDMKTAMEKAQKQAEELVR from the coding sequence ATGCCATTTCGACCCAACCGCCGCGCGAAGACCTTCTCTGTCCTCGCCACCGTTGCAGTGGGAGCCACCGTTCTTGTTGGTTGCTCGCCATCCCAGGAGAATAACTCCGGCTCCCCGCAGCCGGCGACCATCACCTTCGCCGCCTCCACCCTCGGGGACCCGGGCCGCGGACCGGGCTTGCAAAAGCTCATCGATGAGTACAACGCGAGCCAGAGTACGGTAACCGTCCAGGCTGCTTCGGTCCCTTACCCGACCTTCGGCCAGACCGTCCTGACACAAATGGGCGGTGGAGAAGGTCCGGACTTGGTGCGTTTTGATATGCCCGAGTTCTCCACGGCAGCAGCTTCTGCCCTGCTCGAGCCCCTGGACGACAAGATCGACGCGTCCAAGCTCAACTTGATTGCCGGGCCGGACAAGTACCTGAACGTCGACGGCCACCGCTACGGCGTTGTCTTCGAGAACTCCAACTACGGCATGTTCTACAACAAGGACCTCATCCCCGAGGCTCCCAAAACCTTTGACGAGTTCATGCAAACGGCCAAGGCCACCACCAAGGGTGACGTGTACGGCCTCGCCTTCCGTCAGACTCAGGCAGAAGAAGCAGGTGTGTGGCAGGACATCTACAACTACGTGCTCGGTTTCGGCGGTGACTGGTCCGACGGCGGGAAGCTCACCCTGGATTCGCCCAAGGTGATTGAAGGACTGGAAAAATACAAGGAGCTTTACGACGCCAACGTCATTCCCAAGGGCGCGGATGCGGCCACCTTCCGCAAGATGTTCGCCAACGGCAAGGTTGGAATGGAGCTCAACAACGGCGGCTACGTGACCGCTACCAAGTCAGCCAACCCGGCACTGAATTTCAGCGTTGCCCGGATCCCGTTCCCTGAGAAGAAACAGGGTTCCCTGCTGGCCCCGATCGTCATCAACGCGAACAGCAAGCACAAGGACGCCGCCCTCGACTTCATCCAGTGGATCCTGAAGCCCGAGCAGCAGGTCAAGCTTCAGGAAGTGCTGGGTGCCAGCAGCGTGGCCACGCCCACCGAACGCAGCGCCGAGAGCCTGGAGAAATACCCGTTCCTCCCCGAATTGGACAAGCTGACCGAGTCCGGTGTTCCGCAGATCGTCAACGGCTTCGGTCCCCAGACCGCGGACATCCGCCGCATTGTTGTCACTGAGGTGCTTTCTTCCCTTCAGGGCCAGCAGGACATGAAGACCGCCATGGAGAAGGCCCAGAAGCAGGCCGAGGAGCTGGTTAGGTAA
- a CDS encoding carbohydrate ABC transporter permease, producing MGSPWTPYLFLAPAVLYIGIFQLFPLLQEVWLSFTRTTLLNPTLNVWVGLANYQSVLGDPSFRQTLLTTLLYVTACVVGSVGLGLVVALLLNGRFPGRAVARSLVTVPWAAPGIAVALIAVWMFNPQFGLLTRVLKGLGIDTGENGVLDNPSLALAAILMTTIWQLVPFVAVVLLSALQSVPQELVEAAQVDGAGRWMIFRVVTWQVLKPTIGLVAVLMTIWSLRRFELIWLMTRGGPLGSTRTLVIDLYSQAFESKQLGTAAAIGMVGIVISLIVIIGSRLVARAAAKEA from the coding sequence GTGGGCAGTCCGTGGACACCGTATCTTTTCCTTGCCCCGGCTGTCCTCTACATCGGCATCTTCCAGCTCTTCCCGCTCCTGCAGGAAGTCTGGCTAAGTTTCACCCGGACAACGCTGCTTAACCCGACCCTGAACGTTTGGGTCGGCCTGGCGAACTACCAGTCCGTTCTCGGGGACCCGTCGTTCCGGCAGACCCTGCTCACCACCCTTCTGTATGTCACCGCTTGCGTTGTCGGGTCGGTGGGACTGGGGTTGGTAGTGGCTCTCCTGTTGAACGGCAGGTTCCCGGGCCGGGCAGTGGCCCGGTCCTTGGTCACCGTGCCGTGGGCTGCTCCCGGAATCGCCGTGGCGCTGATAGCGGTGTGGATGTTCAACCCGCAATTCGGCCTCCTTACCCGGGTGTTGAAAGGCTTGGGGATAGACACAGGCGAGAACGGCGTCCTGGATAATCCCAGCCTGGCTCTCGCGGCCATTCTCATGACCACTATCTGGCAGTTGGTCCCGTTTGTTGCCGTCGTCCTGCTCTCTGCGCTGCAAAGTGTGCCGCAGGAACTCGTCGAAGCAGCGCAAGTTGACGGCGCAGGGCGCTGGATGATCTTCCGCGTGGTCACCTGGCAGGTGCTGAAACCGACCATCGGCTTGGTGGCCGTACTTATGACCATCTGGTCTCTGCGGCGATTCGAGCTGATCTGGCTCATGACGCGCGGTGGGCCCCTGGGTTCCACCCGGACCCTTGTTATCGACCTCTATTCGCAGGCATTCGAGTCAAAGCAACTCGGCACAGCCGCCGCGATCGGGATGGTGGGCATCGTCATCTCCCTCATCGTCATTATCGGTAGTCGACTGGTCGCACGTGCGGCCGCTAAGGAGGCATGA
- a CDS encoding carbohydrate ABC transporter permease, producing MMRRLHLGVTARMLAVLVVLGLAIFPVYWMFVTALTSDQDLFGPSINVLPDFSRLNVFSEALADGQVVGWLTNSFVVAAGTTVLSIALGVPLGYALSRFGFRGKATVGLALLFTQMLPEALLVVPLFAVFRRFDLLNSLHGLILADTAFALPVVALILKGAIDGVPRDLDEAARVDGSNPPTVLFRIILPLIAPAIAAAAVIAFFSAWNEYVFAVTFVFDKSLQPASVGVAGFIGEQDTSIQSIMAVGLLFTLPAVAFYLFAQRYVVSGMTAGAVKG from the coding sequence ATGATGCGCCGCTTACACCTTGGCGTGACTGCACGCATGCTGGCCGTCCTGGTTGTCTTGGGGCTCGCTATCTTCCCGGTCTACTGGATGTTCGTCACGGCACTGACATCTGATCAAGACCTGTTCGGCCCATCGATCAACGTGCTTCCGGACTTCTCCCGACTCAACGTTTTCAGCGAAGCCCTGGCTGACGGCCAGGTTGTCGGATGGCTCACCAACAGCTTCGTCGTTGCCGCGGGCACTACCGTACTGTCCATCGCCTTGGGTGTGCCCTTGGGCTATGCGCTGTCCCGGTTTGGCTTCAGGGGGAAAGCAACTGTTGGCCTCGCCTTGCTTTTCACGCAGATGCTTCCGGAAGCGCTGTTGGTGGTTCCACTGTTCGCCGTATTCCGCAGATTTGACCTGCTGAATTCCTTGCACGGTCTTATCCTTGCGGACACAGCCTTCGCCCTGCCAGTGGTGGCTTTGATTCTGAAGGGAGCCATTGACGGAGTTCCTCGGGATCTCGACGAGGCTGCACGCGTGGATGGAAGCAACCCGCCCACGGTACTGTTCCGCATCATCCTGCCGCTCATCGCGCCGGCAATCGCCGCCGCTGCCGTCATCGCGTTCTTCAGCGCCTGGAACGAATACGTCTTTGCGGTCACGTTCGTCTTCGACAAGTCATTGCAACCGGCCTCGGTTGGCGTGGCCGGCTTCATCGGGGAGCAGGACACCTCTATCCAAAGCATCATGGCGGTCGGTCTGCTGTTCACGCTGCCCGCAGTCGCTTTTTACCTTTTTGCACAGAGATACGTCGTCAGCGGCATGACTGCCGGCGCGGTTAAGGGATAA
- a CDS encoding mandelate racemase/muconate lactonizing enzyme family protein: protein MKITNLDTVVVDFYRTNLIFVRLSTDEGITGVAEATLEGQEHAVVGAVAVLADAVRGKDPTRITETIYQLNRDAYWRGGPVSMTALSALEMAMWDVSARALGVPVHRMLGGQVRDRVRAYANGWFSGARTPEDFAEAAVQTIGQGFRGLKWDPFEAADLTLEPRDLKRMLEPVAAVRAAVGDDVELFIEGHGRFDVPTAIRVARELEQFNPVFFEEPCPPDGIDSLVEIRSKSPVPIAAGERWIGRSTFVPALGRHAVDYVQPDVTHAGGLMELQFIATLAASQYIPFAPHNPSGPLSTAATLQLGAMVPNFRYLEIMATDVPWRSEISSERLTLTEDGDVLIPEGPGLGIELDFDAIAEHPYTPHPMRIFTDAVADIRPPDARSFFNLETTPVG from the coding sequence ATGAAAATAACCAACCTCGATACCGTAGTTGTCGATTTTTATCGGACAAACCTTATTTTCGTCAGGCTCAGCACCGACGAAGGAATTACTGGAGTAGCCGAGGCGACCCTTGAAGGACAGGAGCACGCCGTGGTGGGTGCCGTGGCCGTCCTCGCGGATGCGGTTCGAGGCAAAGATCCAACCCGCATCACGGAAACGATCTACCAGCTCAACAGAGATGCCTACTGGCGGGGCGGGCCCGTTTCCATGACCGCCTTGAGCGCATTGGAAATGGCAATGTGGGATGTCTCTGCCCGTGCACTCGGGGTGCCGGTTCATCGCATGCTCGGCGGCCAGGTCCGCGATAGGGTACGGGCCTATGCCAACGGGTGGTTTTCCGGAGCCCGCACCCCGGAAGACTTTGCCGAGGCCGCCGTGCAGACCATCGGACAAGGGTTCCGGGGCCTCAAATGGGATCCGTTTGAAGCAGCAGATCTCACCCTCGAACCCCGGGACCTGAAACGGATGCTGGAACCAGTGGCCGCCGTACGGGCGGCGGTGGGGGACGACGTCGAACTGTTCATCGAGGGGCACGGCAGGTTCGACGTTCCGACCGCTATCAGGGTGGCCCGCGAACTCGAACAATTCAACCCCGTGTTCTTCGAAGAACCGTGCCCGCCTGACGGGATCGATTCCCTCGTGGAGATCCGTTCCAAGTCTCCCGTGCCCATCGCTGCGGGGGAACGTTGGATCGGACGGAGCACGTTCGTGCCGGCATTGGGCCGGCACGCCGTTGACTACGTACAGCCGGACGTCACGCATGCCGGTGGACTTATGGAACTGCAATTCATCGCCACGCTTGCTGCCTCCCAGTACATTCCCTTCGCCCCGCACAACCCCAGCGGACCTCTCAGCACGGCCGCCACGTTGCAGCTCGGCGCCATGGTGCCGAACTTCCGCTACTTGGAAATCATGGCCACTGACGTGCCGTGGCGAAGCGAAATTTCCAGTGAACGGCTGACGCTGACTGAGGACGGCGACGTCCTCATCCCGGAAGGACCTGGTCTGGGCATCGAACTCGACTTCGACGCCATCGCGGAACACCCTTACACACCACACCCCATGCGCATTTTCACCGATGCGGTTGCGGACATCCGTCCTCCGGACGCGAGGTCTTTCTTCAACCTCGAAACCACCCCGGTGGGCTAG
- a CDS encoding aldehyde dehydrogenase (NADP(+)), with protein sequence MFTTVEETNTRTTAAHAAYEQARDIDPGTRAAWLRGIAAALEANADELVALGQEETHLDEGRLSFELKRSVFQLRLFAEEVVRGEHLDATIDHADPTWGMGPRPDIRRVSVPLGVVGVFGASNFPFAFSVMGGDSASALAAGCAVVHKIHEGHLQLALRTGAIVEEALESVGAPQGLFSTIIGRAAAECLVDHPLVKAIGFTGSTAGGRALFDRAARRSTPIPFYGELGSINPVFVTEAAWKLRRDEILAGFASSFTMGMGQFCTKPGLLFVPGYSSALTGNGDDVSDILNREVAGKPRRPLLSPRLREGFDRAVETVRAAPGVDVLLAGDDSEAPHPTILKTTADHVRKHPGILEQEMFGPAAVVVEYHPGDDLVSLAGLMVGQLTGTVHAEPHEDVSDLLSTLRERCGRLLWNAWPTGVTVSYAQHHGGPYPATTATTTSVGTAAIARFMRAVAYDSFPPSQLPAPLRDDNPWRIRRRVDGAWDSPIPEGKVSE encoded by the coding sequence ATGTTCACCACAGTCGAGGAAACAAACACCAGGACCACCGCCGCCCACGCGGCCTACGAACAAGCAAGGGACATCGACCCGGGCACGCGTGCCGCATGGTTAAGGGGCATCGCCGCTGCATTGGAAGCGAATGCAGATGAGCTGGTGGCCCTGGGACAAGAAGAAACCCACTTGGACGAGGGAAGGCTTTCCTTCGAGCTCAAGAGGTCCGTCTTCCAACTACGGTTGTTCGCGGAGGAGGTCGTCCGGGGAGAACACCTGGACGCAACCATCGACCACGCCGATCCGACGTGGGGGATGGGTCCGCGGCCGGATATCCGTCGCGTCTCCGTGCCTCTGGGCGTCGTAGGCGTATTCGGGGCCTCCAACTTCCCCTTCGCGTTCAGCGTCATGGGTGGAGACAGTGCATCTGCGCTCGCCGCCGGGTGTGCAGTGGTGCATAAGATCCACGAAGGCCACCTGCAGCTTGCCCTGCGCACAGGTGCGATCGTGGAGGAAGCGTTGGAATCGGTGGGTGCTCCGCAGGGGCTTTTCTCCACCATCATCGGACGGGCGGCAGCTGAATGCCTGGTGGACCACCCGTTGGTAAAGGCTATTGGCTTCACTGGTTCCACCGCCGGAGGAAGGGCGCTGTTCGACCGGGCGGCACGACGTTCCACACCCATCCCTTTCTACGGAGAACTGGGCAGCATCAACCCTGTGTTCGTCACTGAAGCTGCTTGGAAGTTGCGCCGCGATGAGATCCTGGCCGGTTTCGCGTCGTCGTTCACTATGGGGATGGGCCAATTCTGCACCAAACCTGGGCTTCTCTTTGTCCCGGGGTACTCCTCCGCCTTAACCGGCAACGGTGATGACGTCTCTGACATTCTCAATCGGGAAGTCGCAGGCAAGCCGCGCCGCCCGCTCCTTAGCCCCAGACTGCGGGAAGGCTTCGATCGGGCCGTGGAAACCGTGCGGGCCGCACCCGGCGTAGACGTGCTGTTGGCAGGGGACGATTCCGAGGCGCCCCACCCTACTATCCTGAAGACCACGGCTGATCACGTCCGCAAACATCCCGGAATCCTTGAACAGGAGATGTTCGGACCGGCTGCGGTAGTAGTGGAGTATCACCCAGGTGATGACCTGGTCTCCCTGGCAGGATTAATGGTGGGGCAACTGACCGGCACCGTTCATGCCGAACCCCACGAAGACGTCTCGGATCTGCTGTCCACTCTGCGGGAACGCTGCGGCCGGTTGCTGTGGAACGCCTGGCCCACAGGTGTGACGGTGAGCTATGCACAGCACCATGGCGGACCCTACCCGGCCACCACGGCAACCACCACGTCCGTGGGAACGGCGGCGATCGCTCGGTTCATGCGGGCTGTGGCCTACGATTCCTTCCCGCCGTCCCAACTGCCGGCACCGTTGCGTGATGACAATCCGTGGCGGATCCGGCGCCGGGTGGATGGAGCTTGGGATTCACCAATCCCGGAAGGAAAAGTCAGTGAATAA
- a CDS encoding fumarylacetoacetate hydrolase family protein, producing MPDILPSDGADSVLVGRIWDPNSQGPRVVAVRGEELVDLTPMFGTVSELLENDDPADLVLSSGSNVLPWALEEVVQNSATGDRNLPFLLAPLDLQVIKACGVTFVESMVERVIEERCEGDFNRAAEVRKSVNKALDGGLASVRPGSKQALEAKKILAAQGMWSQYLEVGLGPDPEVFTKAPVLSAVGYGSGVGIPAFSSWNNPEPELVLMVDSAGRVKGAALGNDVNLRDVEGRSALLLGMAKDNNASCAVGPFIRLFHGGFTLESLRTEEIALTVEGVDGYRLEGRNSLSRISRPFEELVTAAHGRHHQYPDGFALFTGTLFAPTQDRDAEGLGFTHKNADVVTISSAQLGTLVNQVHATEDMEPWTFGIGALFSYLAGVKKV from the coding sequence ATGCCGGACATCCTGCCATCGGACGGCGCGGACTCCGTGCTGGTTGGGCGAATCTGGGATCCGAATAGCCAAGGCCCGCGGGTAGTGGCGGTCCGGGGTGAGGAACTTGTGGACCTGACCCCGATGTTCGGCACTGTCTCGGAACTCCTGGAAAACGACGATCCCGCGGACCTGGTTCTCAGCAGTGGCTCGAATGTTCTTCCATGGGCACTGGAAGAGGTGGTCCAAAACTCCGCGACAGGGGACCGCAACCTCCCTTTCCTTCTGGCGCCCTTGGACCTGCAGGTGATTAAAGCCTGCGGCGTGACCTTCGTGGAGAGCATGGTGGAACGTGTCATCGAGGAACGGTGCGAAGGTGACTTCAACCGTGCTGCGGAAGTAAGGAAGAGCGTCAACAAAGCCCTCGACGGCGGTTTGGCTTCTGTCCGTCCCGGATCCAAACAGGCCCTGGAGGCCAAGAAAATCCTGGCCGCCCAAGGCATGTGGTCCCAGTACTTGGAGGTGGGGCTTGGCCCGGATCCGGAGGTATTTACTAAAGCTCCTGTGTTGTCAGCCGTGGGTTACGGTTCCGGCGTTGGTATTCCCGCGTTTTCTTCGTGGAACAATCCCGAACCGGAACTCGTCCTCATGGTCGATTCCGCAGGCAGGGTCAAGGGCGCTGCGCTCGGCAATGATGTGAATCTCCGGGACGTGGAAGGGCGAAGTGCCCTCCTGTTGGGAATGGCCAAGGACAACAATGCCTCGTGCGCGGTTGGCCCGTTCATCCGGCTGTTCCATGGCGGATTCACGTTGGAGTCCCTTCGCACCGAAGAGATAGCCCTGACTGTGGAAGGGGTGGACGGTTACCGTCTTGAGGGCCGGAACAGCCTTAGCCGGATCAGCCGTCCCTTCGAGGAACTCGTAACTGCTGCGCACGGCCGGCACCACCAATACCCGGACGGTTTTGCCCTTTTTACCGGAACGCTTTTCGCCCCCACACAGGACCGCGACGCGGAAGGGCTCGGCTTCACCCATAAGAACGCTGATGTTGTAACCATTAGCAGTGCGCAGCTTGGAACGCTGGTGAACCAGGTCCATGCCACGGAAGACATGGAGCCGTGGACTTTTGGGATCGGGGCTTTGTTTAGCTATCTGGCTGGAGTGAAAAAGGTTTAG